A genomic region of Flavobacteriales bacterium contains the following coding sequences:
- a CDS encoding methyltransferase domain-containing protein, whose protein sequence is MANKSLNSEWYRSWFNSKYYHVLYKSRDDSEAKQFISKLDKKYNFSKKSKILDLCCGKGRHSFNLHELGYENIWGIDLSPNNIKSAKSNDIPGIQFDIHDMREVYNLNFFDLTLNLFTSFGYFDDQENLEVLKSANTNLKQNGTLILDYFNPHRTEASLKSNENITIDGIEFNISRYKEKDLLIKEIIINDKNEHENYFEEVKIIELDKFKLFFKESGFELIDTFGEYNLSPYHEKSSNRMIMVVKKTKEI, encoded by the coding sequence ATGGCAAATAAATCCCTAAATAGCGAGTGGTATAGATCATGGTTTAACTCCAAGTATTACCACGTCCTTTATAAATCTCGAGATGATAGTGAAGCGAAGCAGTTTATTTCTAAACTCGATAAAAAATACAATTTCAGTAAGAAATCGAAAATACTTGATCTATGCTGCGGAAAAGGACGCCACTCATTCAACCTTCATGAATTGGGTTATGAAAATATTTGGGGAATAGATTTATCACCTAATAATATAAAATCTGCAAAGTCAAACGATATACCCGGAATACAGTTTGATATACACGATATGCGGGAGGTCTATAATTTGAATTTTTTCGACCTAACTTTAAATCTCTTTACCAGCTTTGGATATTTCGATGATCAAGAAAATTTAGAAGTACTAAAAAGTGCTAATACAAACCTCAAGCAGAATGGCACACTAATTCTCGACTACTTCAACCCACATCGCACTGAGGCTTCGTTAAAATCTAATGAAAATATTACGATAGACGGAATAGAATTTAACATTTCAAGATATAAAGAAAAGGACCTTTTAATCAAAGAAATTATTATCAACGATAAGAATGAACATGAAAATTATTTCGAAGAAGTTAAAATAATAGAACTTGATAAATTTAAACTATTTTTCAAAGAATCTGGTTTTGAACTAATCGATACATTTGGTGAATACAATCTCTCCCCTTATCATGAAAAATCTAGTAATCGAATGATAATGGTAGTTAAAAAGACAAAGGAAATATGA
- a CDS encoding peroxiredoxin — translation MYVLSGKKAPSFSANAVVNGGEFVEDFSLDQFLGKKHVLLLFYPKDFTFVCPTELHAFQAKLGQFEERNVAVVGVSTDTEQSHWGWLQMPKEQGGIKGVTYPLVADIDKTISFNFGTLAGEYDYNEEGQLVANGNMFAYRGLFLIDKEGVVQHQIVNNFPLGRSTDEALRMVDALQFFEENGEVCPADWHKGDEALKDNHESVADYLAKH, via the coding sequence ATGTACGTATTATCAGGAAAAAAAGCGCCATCATTTAGCGCCAACGCAGTGGTTAACGGAGGTGAGTTTGTAGAAGATTTTTCGTTAGATCAGTTTTTAGGAAAAAAGCATGTTCTTCTTTTATTTTATCCAAAGGATTTTACATTTGTTTGTCCTACCGAGTTACATGCATTTCAAGCTAAATTAGGACAGTTCGAAGAGAGAAATGTTGCCGTTGTTGGAGTTTCTACCGATACAGAACAATCACATTGGGGATGGCTTCAAATGCCCAAAGAACAAGGTGGTATAAAAGGAGTAACATATCCTTTAGTTGCCGATATTGATAAAACAATCAGTTTTAATTTCGGTACATTGGCAGGTGAGTATGATTATAACGAGGAAGGTCAACTTGTAGCTAACGGGAACATGTTCGCATATAGGGGATTATTTCTTATTGATAAAGAAGGTGTTGTACAGCATCAAATTGTAAACAACTTCCCATTAGGTAGAAGTACAGATGAAGCATTAAGAATGGTTGATGCACTGCAATTCTTTGAGGAGAACGGAGAGGTTTGTCCAGCTGATTGGCACAAAGGTGATGAAGCATTAAAAGATAATCACGAAAGTGTAGCAGACTACTTGGCTAAGCACTAG
- a CDS encoding ATP-binding cassette domain-containing protein — translation MSERILRALMQLFSIIADVEQSEQAKDGRRIVQSFLKGQLPQALVNEYLIVFDEYIEAGQKKNKNKEKKRKRTSLNSVKILKICTQINEELAQKQKLIVLIRILEYIHADGQPSEQENEFVSTVAETFNISKEEFEQCNKLAENNNLLLDHSDFLHINGNEIALHTLAKHIYAENLNGNIVILRLESVKMYVISYDGSDEIYLNGLILSAERVHVLTPGSSIRSSKVNAIYYSDIISQFLSDSSQKKITFEARSVEYKFPGGKIGVQNFNYKEESGKLIGIMGGSGAGKSTLLNVLNSIEKPSSGEVLINGLNIHTETDKAKSIIGYISQDDLLIEELTVFENLYFNAKLCFAKLSNKEIKYLCIDLLKSIGLYETRHLKVGSPLQKTISGGQRKRLNIALELIREPSVLFVDEPTSGLSSRDSENIMDLLKELALKGKLIFVVIHQPSSEIFKMFDKLIILDVGGYPIYLGNPVDGIVYFKKIVRHVNSDESECIQCGNVNPEQIFNIIESKVVDEYGESTDNRKISPIEFNQFYQEQIEQKQSNEPIVSEFPESTFNIPNKIKQFIIFSRRDILSKLTNKQYMLINLLEAPVLAFILAYLIKYYNTDISNTVGYVFRDNSNLPAYLFMSVIVALFLGLTVSAEEIIRDRKILKRETFLNLSRSSYLYSKISIMFFLSAIQSISFVLIGNTILEIQGMNLDYWFILFSTSCFANMLGLNISSAFNSAVTIYIVIPFLLIPQLLLSGVIVKFDKLNPTISSHSVVPVTGEIMASRWAFEALAVNQVKHNEFSKDYYVDNKRISISDYKTNYWLPKLMSKMARVAAAISDTSKSHTLEQNLFLIRTEIQKDLLIKKKGIDFTITDSLTAEHINHDVLEKTIVYLQTLKNFYKQMFKMADKRKDGKIGDHNKTKEDREIFLAKKNAYSNESLENLVKNSNELNKVIEAEGALIQKTDPIYHDPYGRSIRAHFFAPRKKIGDEFYDTYWVNAIVIWIMSLILIFTLYFDLFKKLLDGLEKILSNPFSNK, via the coding sequence GGCTGGGCAGAAAAAAAACAAGAACAAAGAAAAGAAGCGAAAACGAACTTCACTCAATTCAGTTAAAATCTTAAAAATCTGTACACAGATTAATGAAGAGCTTGCACAAAAACAAAAACTAATTGTTCTTATTCGTATTCTTGAATATATTCATGCAGATGGCCAACCGTCTGAACAAGAAAATGAATTTGTATCCACAGTCGCTGAAACGTTTAATATTTCAAAAGAAGAATTCGAGCAGTGCAACAAGCTTGCAGAAAACAATAATCTTCTATTAGATCATTCTGATTTTCTACATATCAATGGAAACGAAATTGCATTACATACACTAGCTAAACATATTTACGCCGAAAATCTCAATGGTAACATTGTTATCCTCAGATTAGAAAGCGTTAAAATGTATGTTATTAGTTACGACGGTAGTGACGAGATCTATCTCAACGGACTAATTCTTTCGGCAGAGAGAGTTCATGTTTTAACACCCGGTTCATCTATTCGCAGCTCTAAAGTAAATGCAATTTATTATAGTGATATAATAAGTCAGTTTTTAAGTGATTCTTCTCAAAAGAAAATAACCTTCGAAGCTCGATCTGTAGAATACAAATTTCCTGGAGGAAAAATAGGAGTTCAGAATTTCAACTACAAAGAAGAATCCGGGAAACTGATTGGGATAATGGGTGGCAGTGGTGCTGGAAAGTCCACTTTATTAAATGTTCTTAACAGTATTGAAAAACCTTCAAGTGGAGAAGTTCTTATTAATGGGTTGAATATCCATACGGAAACGGATAAGGCAAAAAGTATAATTGGGTATATTTCTCAAGACGATTTACTCATTGAAGAACTTACAGTATTTGAGAATTTATACTTCAATGCAAAATTATGCTTTGCAAAACTTTCAAATAAGGAAATCAAATATCTCTGTATAGATTTACTCAAAAGTATCGGTCTATATGAAACACGTCATTTAAAAGTAGGGAGCCCTCTTCAAAAAACAATTAGCGGTGGGCAGAGAAAAAGATTAAATATTGCTCTTGAATTAATTAGAGAACCTTCCGTTCTTTTTGTTGATGAACCTACCTCCGGATTATCTTCAAGAGACTCAGAAAATATAATGGACCTACTTAAAGAACTTGCTCTAAAAGGAAAGTTGATTTTCGTTGTTATCCATCAACCTTCCAGCGAGATTTTTAAAATGTTCGACAAACTTATCATTTTAGACGTTGGAGGCTACCCTATCTACCTTGGTAATCCTGTTGACGGAATAGTGTATTTCAAAAAAATCGTTCGTCATGTAAATAGTGATGAGAGCGAATGCATCCAATGTGGAAATGTTAATCCAGAACAGATTTTTAACATTATTGAATCAAAGGTTGTTGATGAATATGGAGAGTCAACAGATAATAGAAAAATTTCACCTATAGAATTTAACCAATTTTATCAAGAGCAAATCGAACAAAAACAAAGTAACGAGCCCATTGTTTCTGAATTTCCTGAGAGCACCTTCAATATTCCTAACAAAATTAAACAGTTTATTATATTCTCCAGAAGGGACATACTTTCTAAGCTTACGAATAAGCAATACATGCTAATTAACTTGCTCGAAGCTCCTGTGCTTGCATTTATTCTAGCATATCTAATAAAATATTACAATACGGATATATCAAATACTGTTGGTTATGTATTCCGAGACAATAGTAATTTGCCTGCATATTTGTTTATGTCGGTTATCGTGGCGCTTTTCTTAGGATTAACGGTAAGCGCCGAAGAAATAATAAGAGATAGGAAAATATTAAAACGAGAGACATTCCTAAATCTCAGCAGAAGCAGCTATTTATATTCCAAAATAAGTATCATGTTTTTCCTCTCAGCCATTCAGAGCATATCCTTTGTACTAATTGGAAATACAATATTGGAAATACAGGGAATGAACTTAGATTATTGGTTTATCCTTTTCTCAACGTCTTGCTTTGCTAATATGTTAGGATTAAATATTTCATCCGCATTCAATTCTGCAGTTACTATATATATAGTAATACCATTCCTTCTTATTCCACAACTTCTTCTCAGTGGTGTTATTGTAAAATTCGACAAACTAAATCCAACCATATCATCGCATAGTGTAGTACCTGTTACTGGGGAAATCATGGCCTCTAGATGGGCATTTGAAGCCTTAGCTGTAAATCAAGTCAAGCATAATGAGTTCAGTAAGGACTATTATGTAGACAATAAAAGAATTAGTATATCGGACTACAAAACAAACTATTGGCTCCCTAAACTTATGTCTAAAATGGCAAGAGTTGCAGCCGCCATTTCCGATACGAGTAAGTCACATACGTTGGAGCAAAACCTATTTTTGATTCGGACAGAAATCCAGAAAGACTTGCTAATAAAAAAGAAAGGCATTGATTTTACAATTACAGACAGCCTCACAGCAGAACATATCAATCATGATGTGTTAGAGAAAACCATTGTTTATTTACAAACATTGAAGAACTTCTATAAACAGATGTTCAAAATGGCAGATAAACGAAAAGATGGTAAGATTGGAGATCACAATAAAACCAAAGAAGATCGTGAAATATTCTTAGCTAAGAAAAATGCCTATAGTAATGAAAGCCTTGAAAACCTCGTAAAGAACTCTAACGAATTGAATAAAGTTATTGAAGCAGAAGGCGCGCTAATCCAAAAAACAGACCCTATATACCACGATCCATATGGCAGATCTATACGTGCACACTTCTTTGCTCCCAGAAAGAAAATAGGAGATGAGTTTTATGATACCTATTGGGTAAATGCTATTGTGATTTGGATAATGTCCCTAATACTCATTTTTACTTTATACTTCGATTTGTTTAAAAAACTATTAGATGGGTTAGAGAAAATATTAAGCAACCCTTTCTCTAATAAATAG
- a CDS encoding DUF1987 domain-containing protein, whose protein sequence is MDKISIEGTPKTPGIKLDPEAGIIEISGRSIPENSIEFYKPVMDWLNEYGENSKADTTVNIILEYFNTSSSKCILDVFKKIEGIHKNGESNMIINWHYEEDDEDMLEAGEDYESIIDVPFKMIEMEE, encoded by the coding sequence ATGGATAAAATTAGTATTGAAGGAACTCCAAAAACACCTGGGATAAAATTAGACCCAGAAGCAGGGATTATTGAAATTAGCGGAAGGAGTATTCCTGAGAATTCTATCGAATTTTACAAGCCAGTTATGGATTGGTTGAATGAATATGGTGAAAACTCTAAAGCTGATACCACAGTGAATATTATTCTAGAGTATTTTAATACAAGTTCATCAAAATGTATTTTAGATGTGTTTAAAAAGATAGAAGGAATTCATAAAAATGGTGAAAGTAATATGATCATTAATTGGCATTATGAAGAGGATGATGAAGATATGCTCGAGGCTGGTGAGGATTATGAATCTATTATTGATGTTCCTTTCAAGATGATTGAAATGGAAGAATAA
- a CDS encoding aquaporin: protein MKKYWIELICSFFLVLVIGMTGDPMAIGITLVALVYMGGPISAAHFNPAITLVFLMRKKINIKEALWYIGAEVTGALLAAAFYYLVFEKSFFPAPSPDFELWRALLVECIFTFLLASVILYVALFSPTAGNSYYGIAIGFTVLGAAAAGGSISGGAFNPAVGLGPIIIDSLTGGTSYNHLWLYIVGPFSGSILAAIIFSLMNPEEN, encoded by the coding sequence ATGAAAAAATACTGGATAGAATTAATTTGTTCTTTTTTTCTCGTTCTAGTTATTGGTATGACTGGTGATCCAATGGCGATTGGAATTACTTTAGTTGCCCTTGTTTATATGGGTGGGCCAATTTCTGCGGCTCATTTCAACCCCGCAATTACCCTTGTTTTCTTGATGCGAAAGAAAATAAATATTAAAGAAGCTCTTTGGTACATTGGAGCAGAAGTTACTGGAGCTTTATTAGCGGCAGCTTTTTATTATTTAGTTTTTGAAAAATCATTTTTTCCAGCACCTTCACCCGACTTCGAACTTTGGAGAGCCCTTTTAGTTGAATGTATTTTCACATTCTTACTCGCATCCGTAATTCTTTATGTAGCATTATTTTCTCCTACTGCAGGAAATTCTTATTATGGAATTGCTATTGGGTTCACTGTATTAGGTGCTGCTGCTGCGGGAGGAAGTATTTCAGGGGGCGCCTTTAATCCAGCAGTGGGTTTGGGACCAATTATTATCGACTCTCTTACTGGAGGAACATCATATAATCACTTATGGCTTTATATAGTTGGTCCTTTCTCGGGTTCAATTCTTGCAGCCATTATATTTTCACTAATGAATCCAGAAGAAAACTAA